The Nocardioides sp. cx-173 genome segment CCCAGGCCTCGGAGTCGATCGAGGCCGACATCGAGGGCGAGGACATCACCACCGGCTTCAACCCGCAGTTCCTCCTCGACGGACTCACCGCCATCGACGAGGCCGTCGTCGAGCTCGCCTTCACCCAGGCCTCCAAGCCCGTGGTGCTGAGCGGGGCGGTGGAGGACGGCGGCGCCGACAGCGGCTTCCGCTACCTGCTGATGCCCAGGCGCCTGCTTTCCTGACAGCACACGCCCGCACGCTTTGGGGAGGATTCGCATGGAGCTCGGACTGGTCGGCCTCGGCAAGATGGGCGGCAACATGCGCACCCGGATGCGCAACGGCGGCGTGACGGTCGTCGGCTACGACCACCACCCCGAGGTCTCGGACGCCGAGAGCCTCGAGGCGATGGTCGCGCAGCTGTCGGCACCCCGCGTCGTCTGGGTGATGGTCCCGGCCGGCCAGCCGACCCACGACACGATCATGGAGCTGAGCGACCTGCTCGAGGAGGGCGACCTGATCGTCGACGGCGGCAACTCGCGCTGGACCGACGACATCGCGCATGCCGAGTCCCTCGCCGAGAAGGGGATCGGCTTCGTCGACTGCGGCGTGTCCGGTGGGGTCTGGGGCTTGGAGAACGGCTACGCCCTCATGTACGGCGGCACTCCCGAGGACGTCGCCAAGGTCCAGCCGGCGTTCGACGCCCTCAAGCCCGAGGGCGAGTTCGGCTCGGTCCACGCCGGCAAGGTGGGCGCCGGCCACTTCAGCAAGATGGTCCACAACGGCATCGAGTACGCGATGATGCAGTCCTACGCCGAGGGCTGGGAGCTGCTCGAGAAGGTCGAGATGGTCGACAACGTCACCGAGGTGCTGCGCTCGTGGCGCGAGGGCACGGTGATCCGCTCCTGGCTGCTCGACCTCCTGGTCAGCGCGCTGGACGCGAAGCCCAACCTGGAAGGGATCCGCGGCTACGCCGAGGACTCCGGGGAGGGTCGCTGGACCGTCGAGGCCGGGATCGAGCACGCCGTCGCCACGCCGGCGATCACGGCCGCGCTCTACGCGCGCTTCGTCTCCCGCCAGGACGACTCCCCGGCCATGAAGGCCGTCGCGGCCATGCGCAACCAGTTCGGCGGGCACGCCATGCAGACCAGCGCCCCCAAGGGCGGCGACGCGGACGGCGGTACGCCGGACCAGTCGCCCGCCGCCGAGAAGGCCGGGTCCGGCGACGAGTCCGCGCCGGCCGAGAGCTAGCCGCACCTGCGGTGTACGTCTCCCACCTCACGCTGCACGACTTCCGCTCCTACGCCACCGCCGACGTCGCGCTCGAGCCCGGCGTCACCGCCTTCATCGGCCGCAACGGCCAGGGCAAGACCAACCTGGTCGAGGCGATCGACTACCTCTCGCGACTCTCCTCGCACCGGGTCGCGACCGACGCACCGCTGGTCCGCGCCGGCTGCACGCAGGCCATCGTGCGCGCGGCCGTCGTACGCGAGGGCCGCACGGCGGTGCTCGAGGTGGAGCTCAACCCCGGCAAGGCCAACCGGGCGCGAGTCAACCGCTCGACCCTGCCGCGGGCCCGCGAGCTCGTCGGGCTGGTGCGCACCGTGGTGTTCTCCCCCGAGGACCTGACCCTGGTCAAGGGCGACCCCTCGGACCGGCGGCGCTTCCTCGACGACCTGCTGGTGCTGCGCGTGCCCCGGTTGGCCGGCGTGCGCTCGGACTACGACCGGATCCTGCGCCAGCGCAACTCGCTGCTGAAGACCGCGGGACATGCGCGCCGCGGCTCGAGCTCGCAGGAGTCGGCGCTGTCGACCCTCGCGGTCTGGGACGGTCAGCTCGCGCGCGCCGGCTCCGAGCTGCTGCGCGAGCGGCTCGCGCTGGTCGACGCGCTCCGGCCCTACGTCGGCAACGCCTACGCCACGGTCGCGCGCGGGGCGTCGCGGGAGGACGCCGCGATCGAGTACCGGCCGTCCTTCGAGCTGGGCGAGGATCTCGAGGCCGGGCTGCTCGCCGAGCTCGAGCGACGCCGGGGCGATGAGCTCGACCGTGGGATCTCGCTGGTCGGCCCGCACCGCGACGAGCTCCTGCTGACCCTGGGTGGGCCGGCCGACGCAGGTGGCGTCCGCCTGCCGGTGAAGGGCTACGCCTCGCACGGGGAGAGTTGGTCCTTCGCGCTCGCGCTGCGCCTGGCGTCGTACGACCTGTTGCGCTCCGACGGCGACGACCCGATCCTGATCCTGGACGACGTCTTCGCCGAGCTCGACACCGAACGCCGCGCCCAGCTCGCCGAGCTGGTCGCGGGGGCCGAGCAGGTGCTGGTCACCGCGGCGGTGGCCGACGACGTGCCCGAGGCGCTGGCGGGGACCCGCTACGCCGTGGCCAACGGGGAGGTGACGCGTGTCTGAGCAGGACGTGCCCGAGCCCCCGGAGCCCGGTGTCCCCGAGGAGCCGCACGCCGACGACGGCCTGGACCTGGCGCGGGCCCTCACCCGCGCGGTCGCCGGCTCGACCCCCCGGCGCCGGGCCCAGGCCCGCGGCCGCTCGCGCCCCGGCCTCGCCGGCCGGGTCAGCGGGGCGCACCCCGACGACCGCGACCCGCAGACCCTGGACACGACCCTCGCCCGCCTGGTCGACGACCACGGCTGGGCCCTGGACCTGCGGATGCGCGGGGTCTTCGCGCGCTGGCCCGAGCTGGTCGGGGCGGAGGTCGCCGCCCACTGCACCCCCGAGACGTTCACCGACGGCAAGCTGCTGGTGCGCACCGACTCCACGGCGTGGGCCACCCAGCTCACCCTGCTCGCGCCGACCGTCGTACGCCGGCTCAACGAGGAGCTCGGCCCCGGCACCGTGATCGCCATGGACGTGGCCGGACCGCACCTGCCGAGCTGGAAGAAGGGCCGCCGCAGCACCCGCGACGGGCGTGGCCCCCGCGACACCTACGGCTGACCGGGGATCCATCCCGCCGCCCGCACCAGACGATCTGCGAGCCGCGCGACGGTATGGGGACCCGTGCGCCCCCCTGTTCGGGCCTCCGCGAGGCGCCTATGGGGCGCTCAGCGGCGTATTTGTCCACAGATCCCCCCCGCCTCGGGGCAACACGCGTGGAATACGGCCCTAGAACCGGTATCATGGACATCGGCCGCCGTGACGGGACTACACCCCGGTCCGTCGGCCTTCTGTGTGCCATCCCACCGTTAGATGAGGTTCTGCGTGTCCGACGCCAGCCCCCAGCCGCACAGCACCGTCAGCGGCGAGTACGACGCATCCGCGATCCAGGTCCTCGAAGGCCTCGAGGCCGTGCGCAAGCGCCCCGGCATGTACATCGGCTCGACCGGTGAGCGTGGGCTGCACCACCTCATCTGGGAGGTCGTCGACAACTCCGTCGACGAGGCGCTGGCCGGCCACTGCGACCGGATCGTCGTCACCCTGCTAGCCGACGGCGGGGTCCGGGTCGAGGACAACGGCCGCGGCATCCCGACCGACACCGCGCCCGGGCAGGAGATGCCGGCGCTCACGATGGCGCTCACCATGCTGCACGCCGGCGGCAAGTTCGGCGGGGGCGGCTACAAGGTCTCGGGCGGCCTGCACGGCGTCGGCATCTCGGTCGTCAACGCGCTCTCGACCCGCGTGATCGCCGAGGTCCGCAACCGCGGCCACGAGTGGCGCCAGACCTTCACCATCGGCGTGCCCGACGGGCCGCTGGAGCAGGTCCGCCCGATGGAGCCCGGCGAGCGCACCGGCACCACGATCACCTACTACGCCTCGCCCGAGATCTTCGAGACGACGACGTACTCGCTGGAGACCATCACCAACCGCATCCGCGAGATGGCCTTCCTCAACAAGGGCCTGGAGATCGTCGTGCGCGACGAGCGCCCCGCGGCCGACGACCTCGTGGAGGCCGTCCAGGACGCCACGGTGGAGGGCGAGGTCGACACCGCCGGCCACGACGCGATCAAGAAGGCCGAGGGCGGCGGCCTGGAGCAGGTCTTCAAGTACGACCGCGGCCTGGTCGACTACGTCGAGCACCTCAACCGCCGCAAGGAGAAGGCCAACCCCACGATCATCGCGTTCGAGGCCGACTCCGACCTGTTCTCCAACGGCAAGGGCGCGGCCGACGCCGACCACCACATGAGCCTCGAGGTGGCCATGCAGTGGAACACCTCCTACACCGAGTCGGTTCACACCTTCGCCAACACGATCAACACCCACGAGGGCGGCACCCACGAGGAGGGGTTCCGCTCGGCGCTCACCTCGCTGGTCAACCACTGGGGCGAGGAGTGGGGCCTGATCAAGAAGCGCGAGGACCGGGTCTCCGGTGACGACATCCGTGAGGGACTCACCGCGATCATCTCGATCAAGCTCGGCGAGCCGCAGTTCGAGGGCCAGACCAAGACCAAGCTCGGCAACACCGAGGCCAAGGGCTTCGTGCAGCGCCTGACCAACGACCAGCTGGGCGCGTGGTTCGAGCAGAACCCCGCCGAGGGCCGCGACATCGTGCGCAAGAGCCAGGCCGCGGCCTCGGCCCGGATCGCCGCCCGCAAGGCGCGCGACCTGGCCCGTGGCCGCAAGGGGCTGCTCGGCGGCGGCGGCCTGCCCGGCAAGCTCTCGGACTGCCAGTCCACCAACCCCGCCGAGTGCGAGGTCTTCATCGTCGAGGGCGACTCGGCCGGCGGCTCCGCACGCCAGGGCCGCGACCCGCGGGTCCAGGCGATCCTGCCGATCCGCGGCAAGATCCTCAACGTCGAGAAGGCGCGCATCGACAAGGTGCTCGCCAACGCCGAGGTGCAGGCGATCATCTCCGCACTCGGCACCGGCATCCACGAGGAGTTCAGCCTCGAGAAGCTGCGCTACCACAAGGTCGTGCTGATGGCCGACGCCGACGTCGACGGCCACCACATCAACACCCTGCTGCTCACGCTGCTGTTCCGCTTCATGAAGCCGCTCATCGAGCACGGCTACGTCTACATGGCCCAGCCCCCGCTCT includes the following:
- the gnd gene encoding phosphogluconate dehydrogenase (NAD(+)-dependent, decarboxylating); protein product: MELGLVGLGKMGGNMRTRMRNGGVTVVGYDHHPEVSDAESLEAMVAQLSAPRVVWVMVPAGQPTHDTIMELSDLLEEGDLIVDGGNSRWTDDIAHAESLAEKGIGFVDCGVSGGVWGLENGYALMYGGTPEDVAKVQPAFDALKPEGEFGSVHAGKVGAGHFSKMVHNGIEYAMMQSYAEGWELLEKVEMVDNVTEVLRSWREGTVIRSWLLDLLVSALDAKPNLEGIRGYAEDSGEGRWTVEAGIEHAVATPAITAALYARFVSRQDDSPAMKAVAAMRNQFGGHAMQTSAPKGGDADGGTPDQSPAAEKAGSGDESAPAES
- the recF gene encoding DNA replication/repair protein RecF (All proteins in this family for which functions are known are DNA-binding proteins that assist the filamentation of RecA onto DNA for the initiation of recombination or recombinational repair.) — encoded protein: MYVSHLTLHDFRSYATADVALEPGVTAFIGRNGQGKTNLVEAIDYLSRLSSHRVATDAPLVRAGCTQAIVRAAVVREGRTAVLEVELNPGKANRARVNRSTLPRARELVGLVRTVVFSPEDLTLVKGDPSDRRRFLDDLLVLRVPRLAGVRSDYDRILRQRNSLLKTAGHARRGSSSQESALSTLAVWDGQLARAGSELLRERLALVDALRPYVGNAYATVARGASREDAAIEYRPSFELGEDLEAGLLAELERRRGDELDRGISLVGPHRDELLLTLGGPADAGGVRLPVKGYASHGESWSFALALRLASYDLLRSDGDDPILILDDVFAELDTERRAQLAELVAGAEQVLVTAAVADDVPEALAGTRYAVANGEVTRV
- a CDS encoding DUF721 domain-containing protein is translated as MSEQDVPEPPEPGVPEEPHADDGLDLARALTRAVAGSTPRRRAQARGRSRPGLAGRVSGAHPDDRDPQTLDTTLARLVDDHGWALDLRMRGVFARWPELVGAEVAAHCTPETFTDGKLLVRTDSTAWATQLTLLAPTVVRRLNEELGPGTVIAMDVAGPHLPSWKKGRRSTRDGRGPRDTYG
- the gyrB gene encoding DNA topoisomerase (ATP-hydrolyzing) subunit B; its protein translation is MRFCVSDASPQPHSTVSGEYDASAIQVLEGLEAVRKRPGMYIGSTGERGLHHLIWEVVDNSVDEALAGHCDRIVVTLLADGGVRVEDNGRGIPTDTAPGQEMPALTMALTMLHAGGKFGGGGYKVSGGLHGVGISVVNALSTRVIAEVRNRGHEWRQTFTIGVPDGPLEQVRPMEPGERTGTTITYYASPEIFETTTYSLETITNRIREMAFLNKGLEIVVRDERPAADDLVEAVQDATVEGEVDTAGHDAIKKAEGGGLEQVFKYDRGLVDYVEHLNRRKEKANPTIIAFEADSDLFSNGKGAADADHHMSLEVAMQWNTSYTESVHTFANTINTHEGGTHEEGFRSALTSLVNHWGEEWGLIKKREDRVSGDDIREGLTAIISIKLGEPQFEGQTKTKLGNTEAKGFVQRLTNDQLGAWFEQNPAEGRDIVRKSQAAASARIAARKARDLARGRKGLLGGGGLPGKLSDCQSTNPAECEVFIVEGDSAGGSARQGRDPRVQAILPIRGKILNVEKARIDKVLANAEVQAIISALGTGIHEEFSLEKLRYHKVVLMADADVDGHHINTLLLTLLFRFMKPLIEHGYVYMAQPPLYRIRWNKPAEHEFVYSDAERDLMMRDGLEQGKKLPKENPVQRYKGLGEMNAEELWETTMNPEQRLMLQVTLDDAAQADEIFSILMGEDVEQRRSFIQRNAKDVRFLDI